From the genome of Petrotoga sibirica DSM 13575:
CCAACGAGATTTGGCATGATGGCGGCGCAAATGAGGCAATTTCTTGATACGACAGGCCCCCTTTGGGCCAAGAGAAGTTTGGTTGGAAAAATAGGTAGTGTCTTTACTTCTACTAGCAGTCAACATGGAGGTCAAGAATCTACTATTTTGAATTTTCACACAACGTTATTACACCATGGGTTGATTATTGTTGGAATTCCTTTTACTGAGCCAGATCTGAGCGATGCATCAAATGTTCATGGAGGTTCACCGTATGGCGCCTCGGCAATTATTGTTCAGGGCGATGAAAATAGACCAAATGAAATAGAGCTCAATATTGCCAAAAGTCAAGGAAGAAGAGTAGCTGAAATAGCAAAAAAGCTTTTTGGATGATATTTCAGAGTATAAACTATTTAATTAAAATATCTACTTTAAGAAACTTTTGAAAATTTTTAAAGACGCACGATCTGTGCGTCTTTATTTTTTTGAATTTAAAAGTTCAATTGACTTTTAAAAAAATAACTGTTATAATTAATTATGATTATTCACTTAGTGTATGAATGAAATGCCTAGAGGTGATGTTCCTAATGCTCAATATTCAAAAATACACATTTTTTAATCCCTCTCCAAACTTCCGAGAAATGATGATCTTAAAGTTAGTTTCTCAAGAAAACGATATTTCTCAAGAAACGATGGCGAAAAAAGTAGGGGTTGTCCCATCGATGATAAACAAGTATTTAAAAGATTTTGAAGAGAATGGAAATATCATAAAAAGCGGTGAAAACAAACGTAATATGAGTTATGAGCTCACAGAAACAGGAAAAAAGAGGTTGCAATTTTTAACCCTCAGTTTCGTCGACGAGGTTTCTGAGCTGTACACAGAAACCAAAGACTCATTCAAAAAAGTTTTTCAAACTCTTAAAAAAGATAATTTAAAGGACATTCTTTTGTATGGTGCAGGGGTTGTTGGAGGGATTGTATTGAAGGTTTTGAAGGATGAAAATATTAATATAATTGGATTTTTGGACGATTCTTCTTTAAAACAGGGGGATAGACTTCAAGGAATAGATATTTACCCTCCGGAAAAAGCCAAAGAGTTAATCTACGATGCCCTCATAATAGCTTCGTTTAGAAAATCAGAAAAAATATTGGAAAAGGCAACCGAAAAAAATTTGGAAAAATTGTATATTTTTAAGATAGATGATGAAGGTAATATTTCTCTGGAGGGCAGATGAAAATGAAAGATAAGATGAAGGTTCCTCTTTTTGATTTAACAAGACAATACGAAAAATTGAGAAAAGATGTTCTAAAGAAGTTGGATGCTGTTTTCACTTCTGGAAACGTGGTTATGGGAAGTAATGTAAAAGCCTTAGAAGAGGAAATTGCGAAGTATATAAATGTAAAGTATGCTATCGGTGTTGCCAATGGTTCCGATGCCCTAAGAATATCGGTTCAAGCTCTGGGTATAAAAGAAGGGGATTATGTCATCACCACACCATATACTTTTTTTGCAACCGCAAGTGCAATTGTACTGAATGGTGCTACCCCTATATTTGTGGATGTAGAAGATAAATACTACAATCTTGATTTAGATAAAGTCGAAGATTTGCTTGAAAATCATCCAAAAAAAGAAAAAATTAGAGCGATTATTCCCGTACACCTTTTTGGAAAGACCGTTGATTTAGAAAGATTGGAAAAAATAAGAGAGAATTACAACGTAAAAATTATAGAAGATGCCGCCCAGTCTATTGGGTCTGTATGGCATTATAAGAATGGTGAAAGAAAATTTAGTGGCAGTATCGGAGATTTGGGGATTTTTTCCTTCTTCCCAACAAAAAATTTAGGTGGTTATGGTGACGGTGGAATGGTCGTTACAAACGATGCGGTTTTGGCAGATAGGGTCAGAAAATTAAGAGTTCATGGTGCTGCAAAAAAATATTATCACGATGAAGTTGGTTACAATTCAAGATTAGACGAAGTTCAAGCTGCAATATTGAGAATAAAATTAAATAATTT
Proteins encoded in this window:
- the wrbA gene encoding NAD(P)H:quinone oxidoreductase codes for the protein MAKVNVIFYSMYGHIYQMAKAEAEGAKEVKGTDVKIYRVPETVPEDILIQSGAKKAQEQFLDIPIANLDSLVEADAIIFGTPTRFGMMAAQMRQFLDTTGPLWAKRSLVGKIGSVFTSTSSQHGGQESTILNFHTTLLHHGLIIVGIPFTEPDLSDASNVHGGSPYGASAIIVQGDENRPNEIELNIAKSQGRRVAEIAKKLFG
- a CDS encoding winged helix-turn-helix transcriptional regulator codes for the protein MLNIQKYTFFNPSPNFREMMILKLVSQENDISQETMAKKVGVVPSMINKYLKDFEENGNIIKSGENKRNMSYELTETGKKRLQFLTLSFVDEVSELYTETKDSFKKVFQTLKKDNLKDILLYGAGVVGGIVLKVLKDENINIIGFLDDSSLKQGDRLQGIDIYPPEKAKELIYDALIIASFRKSEKILEKATEKNLEKLYIFKIDDEGNISLEGR
- a CDS encoding DegT/DnrJ/EryC1/StrS family aminotransferase; protein product: MKDKMKVPLFDLTRQYEKLRKDVLKKLDAVFTSGNVVMGSNVKALEEEIAKYINVKYAIGVANGSDALRISVQALGIKEGDYVITTPYTFFATASAIVLNGATPIFVDVEDKYYNLDLDKVEDLLENHPKKEKIRAIIPVHLFGKTVDLERLEKIRENYNVKIIEDAAQSIGSVWHYKNGERKFSGSIGDLGIFSFFPTKNLGGYGDGGMVVTNDAVLADRVRKLRVHGAAKKYYHDEVGYNSRLDEVQAAILRIKLNNLDDYIDKRIKKAKNYEELFKSHNLNEHLSYPAYFNDRTHVYHQYVVTLNNPEDRDKLKKFLENKGVGTSIYYPLGLHLQKCFENLGYKEGDFPVAEKASKSTIALPMFPELTKKEQEYVVKSIKEFFSK